Within the Bacillus sp. FSL K6-3431 genome, the region TATCTGTTAAATCTTTTCCAGTTACTATTACATTACCACCTGTGACAGATTCAAGTAAATTTAAACAACGAATAAATGTTGATTTTCCTGATCCTGATGGTCCAATAACGACGACTACTTCCTGCGGTTTTACTTCAACTGAAATATCCTTTAATACTTCGTTCGTACCGAAGGATTTTTTTAGATTTTTAACGGAGATCATACTGTTTTCATTCTCCTTTCAATATAATCCATCAAGTATGTTAACGATAATGTTAATACAAGATAAATCAATGCAACTGTAATGTATGGTTCCCAAACGCGTAGATATTGTCCACCTGCAGCACGTCCCCAATACATTAGCTCGGGTGCTGCGATAATTGCAGCAAGCGACGTTTCTTTTAATAATACTATAAACTCATTACCAAGTGGCGGTATCATTCGTTTTACGGCTTGGGGTAAAATGACTAATTTCATTGCCTGCATTTGACTCATACCTAAAGATCGAGCTGCCTCCGTTTGTCCTTTATCGATGGATTGAATACCGGCGCGAAAAATTTCCGCAATATACGCAGCTGAATTTAGAGACAACGCAATAATTGCTGATACGATTGGATTCGCTGGCGACATAAATAATGGAACGATACCAAAATGAATGAGTAAAATTTGGACAAGAAATGGTGTGCCCCGAAAAATGTTTACGTACCAGACAAATGGAAAGCGAACCCAAGCATTGGTTGACATCTTTCCGAGACCGATCACCAAACCAAAAGCTAGACCGATCAACACCCCCGCTAACGCCAACCCAAGAGTCAATAATGTTCCTTTTAAAAATAATGGCAAATAATCAACAATAATATCAAATCTAATGTTCATAGCATTTCCACCCCTCTCCTCAATAAAAACGGCCACCCATAGGTTTTATCCTAAAATGGACAGCCGCTTATGTTATTCATTTCCCATATTAATTGGAAAGTAAAACTAAATAAGTCATTTTCCAATAATTATTTTGCTGCGTTTTGTAATGCCTCAATATTTGGTTCTTCATTATTAAACCACTTTTTATAAATTTCTACGTATTTCCCATTTTCAAGCAGTGTGTTTAACGCTTTGTTAAAATCATCTTTAATTTCGCTGCCTTTAGGAAAAGCAATACCATAATACTCCGCTTCAAACTGCTCTTTGTCTACAACTGTATGGACACCACTGTCAGGATTATTTTTCTCGTATTCTAAAGCAACTGCAATATCTGTTACTACTGCTTCCACATTTCCACTTTGTAAGGCTTGAAACATGAGGGCTGCTGTTTCATACTTGGAAATATCAGAAGAATTTTCTCCAACAATTGCTTCTGCTGAAAATTGTCCTGTTGTTCCGTTTTGAACACCGATTTTCTTACCTTTTAAATCTTCTGCATTCTGTATTTCTATACCATCTTTAAATGCGATCATACTAATTGATTCAAAATAAGGTACTGAAAAGTCATAGGTCTTTTTTCTTTCTTTGTCAATAGTAATACCTGCAATACCAATGTCCAATTGCTTGCTTTGTAAACCTGCAAACATTGCATCCCAACCGGTGTTTTCCATTTTCACTTCGTAGCCAGCCTCTTCCGCTAAGGCATTAAGTAAGTCCACATCAAAGCCAGTCATCTTACCTTTATCCATAAATTCAAATGGTGCAAATGTTGCTTCCGTACCGACATTTAACACTTTCTTTTCATTTGATCCTGATTCATTATCCGATGTACCGTTATTTGTTCCGCAAGCTGACAAAAGTAAAGCTAAAGCACTGACAGCAATAAATGAAAACAGTGATTTTTTTAATGTAAGTTTCATTAATAATATCTCCTCTTAGATGTATTCATTATAAATATATTAGCTTATTTTCATATGAAATACAACTATTTCAGGATTATTTTATTAATAAAAAGAAGTATTTATGTATAATTATTCAGATCAAACTTTTCTGAATAGATTCTATTTATTTACAAACTCCATTCAAACTATACTAAATATGTTACCCACTGAACTTTTCAAAAAAAGGGTATCCCCTATAGGTAAAGATTACTCCTTTTGAGCGGCCTTTACCTTTAAGGAATCCCTTTTCAACTAAAAATGGTTTTTTCTCTCTGTTTTTTGGTTTCACGGTTTTTCATATGTAACATAGGTCCCTGCAATCAGGTCATGAATTGCTCTTTTATCTTTACGGAGTCCAATCATAAAGGCTGTGATAATTCCTGCAATACCAAATGTAATCCCATAAATAATTCCTGCAACAAATGTCCGCAGTAACATAGCACCAACACCAAGTTTTTCGCCATTTACCTTGACGATTCGAATGCCACAAATCTTCTTACCAATTGTATAACCAAACCAAACAATTGGTAATATCAGTGTATATGCATAACCTAAAGAACTAGTAATTGAATTATTTTCCACCCCTCCAGTAACGAGAAATCCTAAAATTGCCAAAGGTATTCCAATAATTAGTCCATCAAGAATAAAAGCACCTAATCTAACCCAAAAGCCTGCTGGATTTGTAACCATTCTCCCACTCCTCAAGTATTTATTTATTTTGTCTTTTCAATATATCCGATATATCATGCATGCCATATTGGATAGCATACATTAACGGTGTCATATCGTCAGTGTCAGTAACCTGCGGATTTGCTCCTGTTTGTAGTAACAATTGCACTACTTCTACACTTCCACCTTGCACCCCATAATATAAGGATGTCCACCCATCAGTATCAGCCACATTCGGATCCCCATCTGCATTTAATAAGATAGTTAACATCTCCGTGTTTGCACGCTCTGCGGCAGTCATAACTGGGGTAGTACCATAATATAATTCCTGATTTGGGTCTGCTCCAGCTTTTAATAAATAGTAGGCAATAGTACCATTTCCGTCTAATACTGCCCAATTTAATGCAGTATTTCCGTTAGCATCTTGCGCTTCTATGTCCCGTCCTTCTTCTACTAACTTTATTATTTCATCCATATCATTATTTGCGACCGCATTGATTATATCAGGCGTTTTCACTTCTTCACCTTCGTCGTAAACAATATCATCTTCTAATAAATCACTTGTTTCCATCGTCTCAACAAAAGAAACCAGTTTTCCTATGCCATAAATGCCACCAGCAGAAAGGAGTACAAATGAAATCAACCCAGCGGTTACCCATAGCCAGACCTTGTTTGATGATTTATTGATATATGAAATAAATTCTTCATCTTGAAAGTATATACCGATTTCACGGATTCTTTTGGGTAATGGTGGATGAGTAGATAATATTTCACTTAA harbors:
- a CDS encoding amino acid ABC transporter permease, with the translated sequence MNIRFDIIVDYLPLFLKGTLLTLGLALAGVLIGLAFGLVIGLGKMSTNAWVRFPFVWYVNIFRGTPFLVQILLIHFGIVPLFMSPANPIVSAIIALSLNSAAYIAEIFRAGIQSIDKGQTEAARSLGMSQMQAMKLVILPQAVKRMIPPLGNEFIVLLKETSLAAIIAAPELMYWGRAAGGQYLRVWEPYITVALIYLVLTLSLTYLMDYIERRMKTV
- a CDS encoding basic amino acid ABC transporter substrate-binding protein, with the protein product MKLTLKKSLFSFIAVSALALLLSACGTNNGTSDNESGSNEKKVLNVGTEATFAPFEFMDKGKMTGFDVDLLNALAEEAGYEVKMENTGWDAMFAGLQSKQLDIGIAGITIDKERKKTYDFSVPYFESISMIAFKDGIEIQNAEDLKGKKIGVQNGTTGQFSAEAIVGENSSDISKYETAALMFQALQSGNVEAVVTDIAVALEYEKNNPDSGVHTVVDKEQFEAEYYGIAFPKGSEIKDDFNKALNTLLENGKYVEIYKKWFNNEEPNIEALQNAAK
- a CDS encoding RDD family protein — encoded protein: MVTNPAGFWVRLGAFILDGLIIGIPLAILGFLVTGGVENNSITSSLGYAYTLILPIVWFGYTIGKKICGIRIVKVNGEKLGVGAMLLRTFVAGIIYGITFGIAGIITAFMIGLRKDKRAIHDLIAGTYVTYEKP
- a CDS encoding M48 family metallopeptidase, with the translated sequence MQQEIYTENLIHKNEKKYFALVLTISIIAYLALLISIIGIFIIVGLFLISMFFHAIMMGHIRSNAVKLSEQQFPEIYQKTRGLSAKMELPYTPDIYVAESGGTLNAFATRFFGRNMVILYSEIFELHKKGGEEELTFVIAHELAHIKRRHLSKMMFILPAMWLPVVGELYLRACEYTCDRYAAHYVGNTEAAKNGLMILAVGKELYRDVNRLAYVDQLEAERGFFVWLSEILSTHPPLPKRIREIGIYFQDEEFISYINKSSNKVWLWVTAGLISFVLLSAGGIYGIGKLVSFVETMETSDLLEDDIVYDEGEEVKTPDIINAVANNDMDEIIKLVEEGRDIEAQDANGNTALNWAVLDGNGTIAYYLLKAGADPNQELYYGTTPVMTAAERANTEMLTILLNADGDPNVADTDGWTSLYYGVQGGSVEVVQLLLQTGANPQVTDTDDMTPLMYAIQYGMHDISDILKRQNK